The following coding sequences lie in one Cercospora beticola chromosome 9, complete sequence genomic window:
- a CDS encoding uncharacterized protein (antiSMASH:Cluster_4~SMCOG1002:AMP-dependent synthetase and ligase), producing the protein MFPTFERQPEGTEEADNMACSNLITDEDLQAIWQINGAMPRAHRQCVHDLISAQVKKQPDKVAIEAWDGKWTYAELEDIALRFAIRLCGLGLAPNTIVLHLVGKSKWTPLAIYAVMKAGGASLLIDCDVSPTQQPRQRLEDIISQARPGLVVAGKEHLDLARTLIGSAVPILSIEKDFASIQDRELCVSGTPKFEIDQDKSHERNSTDQNEDATSCFPIVSPSDMLYINYTSGSTGMPKGAVITHENFCSAIFYQQERHGFRPDSRVYDFASYAFDAAWSNMIHALTCGACLCIPSSQERQDDLDDSIVRFGTTIVDLTPSVARMLSQETVASLKTLIVAGEPLRADDMERWLPHVAIKNVYGPCETTPTATIADVADEANIIGRGHGVNAWVVDATDDSLLAPIGRVGELLLEGPLIGSGYLHDTDRTSAAFICDPPWLLQGCRTSSQPGRRGRLYKTGDLVRMRPDGSLIFVGRKDLQVKLHGQRIELGDIEYHVQKAFEEVRPSCTVRVVAEVVESPRTMLAAFVVVADLPKAAKEDEAIALQAFVDSTRPDVELALRDRIPRHMAPAAYIALPTMPMTRSGKIDRSVLRAIAGKADRDGFVHETTTSERKTGHFPRIALLRRLWAELLNMNEDRIAEADNFLRIGGDSMAAMKLVGILRREGYSLSVATVFKRPVLEEMALELGKTKRQIPREASSSNALTKRASVSDKVDLITVAARLCQIATDRVQAVYKCTPLQEDMLAATTTRKDAYVNRMSFQLLPDIDPARFGRAVSEVVASTPILRTRIVDGGRQGLIQVVVADEHMPVEAPRHCSTAAYWQESLQHNIGLGTRLAHCALIRDVAADGASHHTFMLVLHHAVYDGWTMGLLMQNIEHSYHGRPVPPAAPFATFAEQSNIRSRESEEFWASRMRGVETTVFPTIPSRSYRPRVDSQIQHRIVDVCWPASDITPSNLVRAACALTLGRYSDSTDIVFGAVVSGRQADVAGIDSMLGPTIATVPVRVRLETTCTVEQLLRQIQDGAVSTVPHEQYGLSRIRKINDDSRRACAFQTMLVIDIHQPAAQAPGATLFCPQSEPGASELGSFDEQALTLVCNLGNAECSMDITFDSTLISATSVKRLAETLAHVLRQLCDPRLQNSLVSELDFLCSSHAETIWNWNREVPRTYNMCLHDWISQTAGQQDAATKAVCAWDVDWSYQELDDVSAKFAQYLISRGIGRGATVVLLMEKTGWAPVVMLGIMKVGAVSAPLDIRQPSGRLHAIFRHLQPAMVIATPGLGALVEELAAQGIHCQSVCLENALCTGILHSQVGEIRLATVSTSALLYIIFTSGSAGTPKGVKITHSNFASAIKHQAPFYQLGRSRASRQARVLDFASYSFDVAWSNLLHALTSGACLCVPSETDRSNDLVGAIKRFGITFADFTPSVARMLPFDVIESLETMNVGGEPLTPEDAQRWSQLTTLINSYGPSECTSTSTIQVINCEQGFRGSIGKGAGCKTWIVDERRHLVPLGCVGELLLEGPLVGPGYVQSCDQTDSPFVHDLPWLSRGSNGIPGRSGRLYRTGDLVCYDKAGNLLFKGRKDSQIKIAGQRVELGEIESCMSQHDRVDQAVCVFAETGPYSNRLVGFFTVPDQPGSAKHDGTRRLGTADIEDLPLLKEALRQHLTLHLPSHMIPAALCALSSLPRTSAGKLDTRSLMRILAESRKELLSDEPKHLSRKPGSELERLIQKAIADVLGTSTRDVILDRSFVANGGDSISAMRLAPRCREDDIQVTVTQILKSESIAVLADQAQVSVESGTEVAGQPMTDFSYACSPIQQIFFAEVDKNKLEPSVYNGYLQHLAVRLTCFCEPQAVSDALSALVADHAMLRARFRRESGNWVQYLPAADAKAEPLHKFMSSTVPDMAAAEYLATGLQYTLDIEHGPVFIAQLCDFPDGSQILIMLAHHLVVDLVSWRIIAGDLENRLTNATSPASGTSFMLWNEAQQDRAKSSIFSDAKTVLPTPAVKNELSFWGFNDGVTSNKNEDHEELDILIGRDITKLLLSSANAALSTSPVDLLQAAVWLAFFRIFPERDSFSMFTEAHGREPWNENIDLSRTVGWFTTMAPLTTERHDAETVHSVVRHVKDMRRRLPANGWQYFAARFFNEDGRLAFKSHNSTMEVEFNYMGQFQELESSDSLLQSINLDCADAQGEFPASSLIVILASVTKGEAAFSFSFNRALTRQAEIREWANQLVPTLTDICTTLADAKPQLTLSDLSNARLTYDELDHLQSSVLPDICRANQDCTVQDIVTCAPMVSGMLISQMRDPSLYNSTQTYRVSSKSGLPVRPNDLERAWQVVVDSQPSLRAVFVENTDPVASFHQIILKGVHATVVTAEKATETAARQWLQSERSLEGQSPLRPPHRLLLCKLANDPSLIICQFQMSHAITDGASVAILLEEWQRAYDKPDLERHLELIDTARAFAQLLDKMDKAHQLDYWKTKLNDSSPCHFPAVDAPHTTSSVTKTVYAGISETDYTRLEQFCRENDITLSSLFQSAWAQMLHQYTHSADVCFGYLRAGRDLPVPGIERSIGAYANLLTCRVDVSGHATLLQLARAVRRQMIEDLDFQYCSLAEIQHEIKCGHLFDSVFNYQQVGPSEDVKRGGDSAPSLVFEDIGGEDPNEYAVSAKITSIERTASVVVEYKTTFLSARSASELLSQFLATILAVRPE; encoded by the exons ATTTCTGCAGTGCAATATTCTACCAGCAAGAGCGTCACGGCTTCCGGCCAGACTCACGCGTGTACGACTTCGCATCGTACGCATTCGACGCCGCTTGGTCTAATATGATACATGCCTTGACATGTGGAGCTTGTCTCTGTATCCCATCCTCCCAGGAGCGGCAAGACGACCTGGACGATTCCATCGTCCGCTTCGGCACCACCATAGTTGACTTGACGCCATCAGTCGCACGAATGCTTTCGCAAGAGACTGTCGCCAGTCTGAAGACTCTGATCGTCGCAGGTGAGCCACTGCGAGCGGACGACATGGAGCGATGGCTACCACATGTTGCCATTAAAAACGTGTATGGACCCTGCGAGACCACGCCCACTGCGACTATTGCCGACGTTGCGGATGAAGCTAACATCATCGGACGCGGTCATGGTGTGAACGCATGGGTCGTGGACGCTACGGATGACTCTCTGCTTGCACCAATTGGCCGTGTGGGAGAACTCCTCTTGGAAGGTCCACTGATCGGATCCGGGTATCTGCACGACACCGATAGGACGTCGGCGGCTTTCATCTGCGATCCTCCATGGCTTCTGCAGGGGTGCCGCACATCATCTCAACCCGGCCGCCGTGGTCGTCTGTACAAGACGGGAGATCTCGTCCGCATGCGTCCAGACGGTTCTCTGATCTTTGTGGGCCGTAAAGACCTCCAAGTCAAGCTACATGGGCAGCGGATCGAGCTAGGCGATATCGAGTACCACGTTCAGAAAGCATTTGAGGAGGTCCGACCCTCGTGCACTGTTCGAGTCGTGGCGGAAGTCGTAGAGAGCCCGCGAACAATGCTGGCTGCGTTTGTCGTGGTCGCAGACTTGCCCAAAGCTGCAAAAGAGGACGAGGCCATCGCGCTGCAGGCTTTCGTTGACTCAACACGACCAGACGTTGAGTTGGCATTGCGCGATCGGATTCCTCGGCATATGGCGCCAGCAGCTTACATTGCACTTCCTACAATGCCCATGACTCGCAGTGGGAAGATTGACAGATCCGTCCTGAGAGCGATAGCCGGGAAAGCCGATCGCGATGGCTTCGTACACGAGACGACAACAAGCGAGAGGAAAACTGGGCACTTTCCACGCATAGCGCTCTTGCGCCGTCTCTGGGCCGAATTACTGAACATGAATGAAGATCGCATCGCCGAGGCGGACAACTTCCTACGCATAGGTGGAGACTCGATGGCTGCCATGAAGCTGGTCGGGATCCTCCGCAGAGAAGGCTACTCACTATCAGTGGCGACAGTCTTCAAAAGGCCGGTCCTAGAAGAAATGGCGCTGGAGCTCGGCAAGACCAAGAGACAGATTCCGCGGGAGGCTTCTTCATCCAATGCACTTACCAAGAGAGCTTCCGTCTCGGACAAAGTTGACTTGATCACAGTGGCCGCCCGCCTTTGTCAGATCGCTACTGACCGAGTACAGGCGGTCTACAAGTGCACACCTTTGCAAGAAGACATGCTGGCAGCAACAACGACACGTAAGGATGCCTACGTGAACCGTATGTCGTTCCAGCTGCTTCCTGACATTGACCCGGCTCGGTTTGGTAGAGCTGTCAGTGAAGTGGTAGCTTCGACACCTATTTTGCGGACTCGCATCGTGGACGGTGGCCGACAAGGATTGATACAGGTCGTTGTGGCCGATGAGCACATGCCCGTAGAGGCACCCCGGCATTGCAGTACGGCTGCCTACTGGCAAGAGAGCTTGCAGCACAATATAGGGCTGGGCACGCGACTTGCACATTGTGCATTAATTCGTGATGTCGCAGCAGACGGCGCGTCGCACCACACGTTCATGTTGGTCCTTCACCATGCCGTCTACGACGGATGGACGATGGGACTCCTCATGCAGAACATTGAGCATTCTTATCACGGCCGGCCGGTGCCACCAGCAGCGCCTTTCGCTACATTTGCAGAACAAAGCAATATTCGTTCACGAGAGAGCGAGGAGTTTTGGGCCTCGCGGATGCGCGGTGTCGAGACCACCGTCTTCCCCACGATCCCATCGCGTTCCTACAGACCACGGGTGGACTCACAGATACAGCATCGCATCGTGGACGTATGTTGGCCAGCGTCAGATATCACGCCGTCGAATCTCGTTCGCGCCGCATGCGCCCTAACGCTTGGTCGTTACTCTGATTCCACCGATATTGTTTTTGGAGCCGTCGTGTCTGGTCGTCAGGCGGATGTCGCGGGTATAGACTCGATGCTCGGGCCCACGATCGCCACCGTGCCAGTCCGTGTTCGCCTCGAAACGACTTGCACCGTGGAGCAATTGCTCCGGCAGATACAGGATGGCGCGGTGTCCACCGTTCCGCACGAGCAGTATGGCCTGAGCAGAATTCGAAAGATCAACGACGACAGCAGGCGGGCATGCGCCTTCCAGACCATGCTCGTAATTGATATTCATCAGCCGGCCGCGCAAGCACCAGGTGCAACACTCTTCTGTCCGCAGTCAGAGCCAGGCGCTTCTGAACTCGGAAGCTTTGACGAGCAGGCGCTCACACTGGTCTGCAACTTGGGCAACGCAGAATGTAGCATGGACATCACTTTCGACAGCACACTCATCTCTGCAACTTCGGTCAAGCGACTAGCAGAGACGCTCGCGCATGTTCTGCGGCAGCTGTGTGATCCACGCCTTCAGAACAGCCTCGTCAGTGAGCTAGACTTTCTCTGCTCGAGCCACGCCGAAACGATCTGGAACTGGAATCGGGAGGTACCCAGGACTTACAATATGTGCCTGCATGACTGGATATCACAGACTGCAGGACAGCAGGACGCAGCTACAAAGGCGGTCTGCGCTTGGGATGTCGACTGGTCCTACCAAGAACTTGACGATGTCTCGGCGAAATTCGCTCAGTACCTCATATCGCGTGGCATTGGTCGTGGCGCGACCGTAGTGCTGCTGATGGAGAAGACAGGATGGGCTCCCGTGGTCATGCTCGGCATAATGAAAGTCGGCGCGGTGTCTGCTCCTCTGGACATTCGTCAGCCCTCTGGTCGATTGCACGCAATATTCAGACACCTTCAACCCGCAATGGTCATTGCGACACCAGGTCTGGGAGCGCTAGTGGAAGAGCTCGCTGCACAAGGCATACATTGCCAGTCGGTCTGCTTAGAAAATGCACTCTGTACAGGAATCCTCCACTCACAAGTCGGCGAAATCCGACTTGCAACAGTATCAACTTCTGCCTTGTTATATATTATCTTCACGTCCGGCAGTGCAGGCACTCCCAAAGGCGTCAAGATCACGCATTCAAATTTCGCGAGTGCAATCAAGCACCAGGCTCCCTTCTACCAACTTGGAAGATCGCGCGCCTCCAGACAAGCTCGCGTGTTAGATTTCGCGTCCTACAGTTTCGACGTAGCCTGGTCCAATCTGTTACATGCACTGACTAGCGGGGCCTGTCTTTGTGTGCCCTCGGAAACAGACCGATCGAATGATCTAGTAGGCGCGATCAAGCGTTTCGGAATAACTTTTGCAGACTTCACCCCCTCAGTAGCCCGCATGCTACCATTCGATGTCATAGAGAGTCTCGAGACGATGAACGTAGGCGGCGAGCCACTTACACCGGAGGATGCACAGAGATGGTCACAGCTTACGACCCTTATCAACAGCTACGGCCCGTCAGAGTGTACATCCACGTCGACCATACAGGTTATCAACTGCGAGCAGGGTTTTCGCGGAAGCATTGGCAAAGGTGCGGGTTGCAAGACATGGATCGTTGACGAGCGAAGACATCTTGTACCTCTTGGTTGCGTAGGAGAGCTATTGCTCGAAGGGCCACTGGTCGGTCCTGGGTACGTTCAAAGCTGTGATCAAACAGACTCACCATTTGTCCACGACTTGCCGTGGCTGAGCCGTGGATCAAACGGCATTCCAGGACGGAGTGGTAGGCTGTATCGCACCGGTGATTTGGTGTGTTACGATAAGGCGGGCAATCTGTTATTCAAAGGCCGCAAAGACAGCCAGATCAAGATTGCTGGCCAGCGTGTGGAGCTTGGGGAAATTGAAAGCTGCATGTCCCAGCATGACCGAGTGGACCAAGCCGTGTGCGTGTTTGCCGAGACAGGGCCCTACTCGAACCGCCTCGTAGGCTTCTTCACTGTCCCTGATCAACCTGGCTCAGCGAAACATGACGGTACGAGGCGACTGGGCACTGCCGATATCGAAGATCTGCCGTTGTTGAAGGAGGCGCTGCGACAGCATCTGACACTTCATTTGCCTTCTCATATGATTCCTGCGGCGCTTTGTGCCCTGTCCAGCCTTCCGAGGACCTCAGCAGGCAAATTAGACACGAGGAGTTTGATGCGTATTCTTGCGGAATCCAGGAAGGAGTTGCTGTCCGACGAGCCGAAGCATCTTTCGAGAAAACCTGGCAGTGAGCTTGAACGGCTAATTCAGAAGGCCATTGCTGACGTGCTCGGTACTTCAACACGAGATGTCATCCTCGATCGATCCTTTGTGGCAAACGGAGGCGACTCCATTTCAGCGATGCGATTGGCACCACGCTGTCGCGAGGACGATATCCAGGTCACAGTCACTCAGATCCTGAAGAGCGAAAGCATTGCGGTATTGGCAGACCAGGCCCAAGTGAGCGTTGAAAGTGGCACAGAAGTGGCCGGCCAACCAATGACTGACTTCTCCTACGCGTGCTCTCCTATCCAGcagatcttcttcgccgaagTCGACAAAAACAAACTTGAACCATCTGTGTACAACGGGTATTTGCAGCACCTTGCCGTAAGGCTTACGTGCTTCTGCGAACCTCAGGCAGTATCAGACGCATTGTCGGCACTGGTGGCTGACCACGCCATGTTGCGTGCACGATTTCGTCGAGAGTCCGGTAATTGGGTACAGTACTTGCCCGCAGCAGATGCCAAAGCGGAGCCTCTTCACAAGTTCATGTCGTCCACGGTGCCAGATATGGCGGCGGCCGAATATTTGGCAACAGGACTACAATACACATTGGATATCGAACATGGCCCAGTGTTCATCGCGCAGCTGTGTGATTTTCCAGACGGCAGCCAGATCCTCATCATGCTCGCGCATCACCTCGTGGTAGACTTGGTCTCGTGGCGCATCATTGCCGGAGACCTCGAAAACCGGCTGACGAATGCGACTTCTCCAGCGAGTGGGACTTCGTTCATGCTGTGGAACGAGGCACAGCAGGACCGGGCGAAGTCGAGCATATTCAGTGACGCAAAGACTGTGCTACCAACACCCGCGGTCAAGAACGAGCTATCGTTTTGGGGGTTCAATGATGGCGTGACGTCCAACAAGAATGAAGACCACGAAGAGCTGGACATTTTGATTGGGCGCGACATCACCAAACTCTTGCTCTCCTCTGCCAACGCTGCGCTCAGTACCAGCCCTGTCGATCTTCTCCAAGCGGCAGTGTGGCTTGCCTTTTTCCGCATCTTTCCAGAGCGCGATTCTTTCAGTATGTTCACCGAAGCACATGGTCGTGAGCCGTGGAACGAGAATATTGACTTGTCACGCACCGTTGGATGGTTCACGACCATGGCGCCCCTGACTACCGAGCGTCACGATGCGGAGACGGTGCATAGCGTGGTTAGACATGTCAAAGACATGAGGAGACGACTTCCCGCGAATGGCTGGCAGTATTTCGCCGCACGGTTTTTCAATGAAGACGGCCGACTTGCCTTCAAATCACACAACTCGACCATGGAGGTGGAATTCAATTATATGGGTCAGTTCCAAGAGCTCGAATCCTCGGACTCGTTGCTCCAGTCGATTAACTTGGACTGTGCGGATGCGCAGGGCGAATTTCCGGCATCCTCCCTCATTGTCATACTTGCTTCCGTGACCAAGGGTGAGGCGGCGTTCAGCTTTAGTTTCAATCGAGCCCTCACAAGACAAGCGGAGATACGTGAGTGGGCGAATCAACTGGTCCCAACACTCACCGACATCTGTACCACTCTTGCCGATGCGAAGCCTCAGCTCACCTTGAGTGATCTCAGTAATGCTCGCCTGACATATGATGAGCTGGACCATCTGCAAAGCTCTGTGCTGCCTGACATTTGCCGAGCGAACCAGGACTGTACTGTGCAGGACATTGTCACGTGCGCGCCCATGGTGTCCGGCATGTTGATAAGCCAGATGAGAGATCCATCACTATACAATTCGACGCAGACGTATCGCGTGTCGTCGAAATCTGGTCTGCCAGTGCGGCCGAATGACCTGGAGCGAGCGTGGCAGGTCGTGGTGGACTCACAACCCTCGCTTCGAGCAGTCTTTGTGGAGAACACAGACCCGGTTGCCTCGTTCCACCAGATCATTCTGAAAGGCGTTCACGCTACAGTGGTCACTGCGGAGAAGGCTACTGAGACTGCAGCGCGACAATGGCTGCAAAGCGAGCGTTCGCTTGAAGGCCAGAGTCCATTGCGTCCGCCAcatcggctgctgctgtgcaagcTCGCGAATGATCCTAGTCTGATCATCTGTCAGTTCCAGATGAGCCACGCAATTACCGATGGGGCCTCTGTCGCGATCCTGCTCGAAGAGTGGCAACGAGCGTACGACAAGCCTGACCTCGAACGACACTTAGAACTCATCGACACCGCGCGTGCATTTGCTCAATTGCTTGATAAGATGGATAAAGCTCATCAGTTGGACTATTGGAAGACAAAGTTGAACGACTCGTCCCCATGCCATTTTCCAGCCGTCGATGCACCCCACACCACGAGCTCAGTCACGAAGACGGTGTATGCAGGAATCAGCGAAACAGATTACACCCGGCTCGAACAGTTTTGTCGCGAGAACGACATCACCCTCAGCAGTCTATTCCAATCCGCCTGGGCTCAAATGCTGCATCAATACACTCACAGCGCCGACGTATGTTTCGGATACCTTCGTGCAGGCCGCGATTTGCCCGTCCCCGGTATCGAACGATCCATCGGCGCCTATGCGAATCTGCTCACATGTCGAGTCGACGTGAGCGGACACGCGACCCTCCTCCAGCTGGCCAGGGCAGTCCGCAGACAGATGATTGAAGATCTCGATTTTCAGTATTGCTCTCTGGCGGAAATCCAACACGAGATCAAATGTGGCCATCTCTTCGATTCGGTCTTCAATTACCAGCAGGTGGGTCCAAGCGAGGATGTCAAGCGTGGCGGTGATAGCGCTCCCAGTCTTGTGTTCGAAGACATCGGAGGAGAAGATCCGAATGAG TATGCCGTTTCAGCGAAGATCACAAGCATCGAGAGGACTGCTTCTGTCGTGGTGGAATACAAGACGACTTTCCTCTCTGCGAGAAGTGCCTCGGAGCTGCTTTCGCAatttctagctactattcTCGCAGTTCGGCCAGAATAG